The DNA region TATGGTGATGACTGAAGATGAGAAAGCGATGACTGCTTATCATGAAGCAGGTCACGCCATTGTCGGTCGCTTGGTGCCAGAGCATGACCCGGTATACAAAGTGTCAATTATTCCGCGTGGACGTGCGCTCGGCGTGACGATGTATTTGCCGGAACAAGATCGCGTTAGCCACTCCAAGCAACATCTGGAGAGTATGATCTCGAGCTTGTTCGGGGGCCGCATTGCCGAGGCATTAATATACGGCGATGAGAAAGTAACGACTGGCGCTTCTAATGACATTGAACGTGCAACCCAAATCGCTCGTAAGATGGTTACCCAGTGGGGTCTATCTGAGAAAATGGGGCCACTGCTTTATGCTGATGACGAGAACGAAGTGTTTTTAGGTCGTTCGGTCACTCAGCACAAACATATGTCTGATGAAACTGCGCGTGCGATTGACCAAGAAGTGAAATTGTTCATTGATCGCAACTACGATCGTGCAAAACGTATCTTGGAAGAGAACGTTGATATTCTGCACACGATGAAAGATGCGTTGATGAAATATGAAACCATTGATGCCGATCAGATTGACGATTTGATGAATCGTCGCGATGTTCGTGAGCCTCGTGACTGGCAGCAACGCGATAACAACAAATCGGGCGGCGATGATGGTAAGGCTGAAGGTAGCCAACCAGTGTCGACAAGCAAACCAGCTGGTGACACGCCAGCAAGTTAATCAGTTTTGAAAAGCCCCGTAAAGCGGGGCTTTTTTTTGAACAATAATAGGTATGACTGATGGCTGATACACGCACACATGTAGAGGTAATGGGCATTTTAAATGCCACACCGGATTCGTTTTCAGATGGCGGTAAATTTAATCAAGTTGATCAAGCTCTAAGGCAAGCCGAACAAATGGTTCAAGATGGTGCTGCTTGGCTTGATGTCGGCGGTGAATCGACACGTCCTGGTAGTAAAGGTGTGAGTGTCGCCGAAGAGCTCGATCGAGTGTTGCCGATTATCGAAAAGTTGCAAGCTAACTTTGATGTACCGATTTCGGTGGATACTTGTAAAACCGCAGTGATGGCAGAAGCATTGAAACTGAATATTGCCATGATTAACGACATCAATGCATTGCGCGACGAAGGTGCAGAGCAATTACTCGCGTCATCACCTGAGGTGAAAGTTTGTCTTATGCATATGCAGGGTGAGCCACGTACGATGCAACATGAACCGCGTTATGACGACGTAGTGAACGAGGTGAAGCAATTTTTAGATGCCCGGGTTAGAGCCTGTGTGAATGCGGGAATACAAAAAAACAACATTTATCTCGATCCAGGCTTTGGCTTTGGTAAATCAGTCAGGCATAATTACCAGCTGCTACAAAGACTACAGGCAATGCATGATATGCAATTACCGCTATTGATTGGCATGTCACGCAAGTCGATGATTGGTCAGGTGACCGGGCGCGAGGTGAGTGAGCGCTTAGCAGGTAGCATTGCCGCGGCAACGATTGCCGCAATGAAAGGGGCACAGATTATTCGTGTGCATGATGTCAAGGAAACGGTTGATGCAATGAAGGTCGTTGCAGCAACCTTGGCTGGAGAATTCGCTTGAGTCAGCGTAAGTATTTTGGCACCGACGGTGTACGTGGTCGCGTCGGTG from Pseudidiomarina andamanensis includes:
- the folP gene encoding dihydropteroate synthase; its protein translation is MADTRTHVEVMGILNATPDSFSDGGKFNQVDQALRQAEQMVQDGAAWLDVGGESTRPGSKGVSVAEELDRVLPIIEKLQANFDVPISVDTCKTAVMAEALKLNIAMINDINALRDEGAEQLLASSPEVKVCLMHMQGEPRTMQHEPRYDDVVNEVKQFLDARVRACVNAGIQKNNIYLDPGFGFGKSVRHNYQLLQRLQAMHDMQLPLLIGMSRKSMIGQVTGREVSERLAGSIAAATIAAMKGAQIIRVHDVKETVDAMKVVAATLAGEFA